One stretch of Rana temporaria chromosome 10, aRanTem1.1, whole genome shotgun sequence DNA includes these proteins:
- the LOC120915749 gene encoding uromodulin-like, producing the protein MKTTLLLSVLCAVMAVAASQACGNETCATDEICNNITNTCQCNTTFYTFTPGSRPSPNFTCTGVKFNIQVSKCWLEKQGYNTSEIRLNSTDSECFAVRELVDGKSEMTIHRPMTSSACNTESVINSSHVTYSNLLSFFAKTNPISITNDIAMNISCSYPLNINVILNVTLKPVIGTTVISSPTGNGSYAAVMMAYKDSQYTTLLTEDDPLTVENTIYLSVTVPDLDVNTFKLKVVNIYASPTNSSDQQYYLLNDG; encoded by the exons ATGAAGACAACACTGCTGCTCTCTGTACTGTGCGCTGTCATGGCGG TGGCTGCGTCTCAGGCCTGTGGAAATGAAACCTGTGCTACTGATGAGATTTGTAACAATATTACTAATACCTGTCAGTGCAATACAACTTTCTACACATTTACACCAG gaagcCGTCCATCTCCAAATTTTACTTGTACCGGAGTAAAGTTCAATATACAAGTGTCAAAATGTTGGTTGGAAAAACAAGGTTATAATACATCTGAAATCAGGCTGAACAGCACCGACTCCGAGTGTTTCGCAGTAAGGGAGTTGGTGGATGGAAAATCAGAGATGACCATTCATCGCCCAATGACAAGTTCTGCCTGTAACACTGAATCTGTG ATAAATTCATCTCATGTCACCTACAGTAATCTGCTGTCTTTTTTTGCCAAGACGAATCCAATCAGTATAACAAATGACATCGCCATGAATATTTCCTGCTCTTACCCTCTGAATATAAATGTCATTCTTAATGTGACACTGAAGCCAGTAATcgg GACAACAGTAATATCCAGCCCTACAGGAAATGGAAGTTATGCAGCTGTAATGATGGCCTATAAAGATAGCCAATATACGACCCTTCTGACAGAAGATGACCCCCTGACTGTGGAAAATACAATCTACCTCTCAGTGACAGTACCAGATCTGGATGTGAACACCTTTAAACTCAAGGTGGTGAATATTTATGCCTCTCCTACCAATTCAAGCGACCAACAGTACTATCTTCTTAACGACGGGTAA